A region of the Sulfurimonas crateris genome:
TAGGTTGCATTTAGTAAATATAGCTCCTGTTCTGATCCATGCCCTATAACTTTTTTAAAGCTATTGATTTCATGTAAATGTTCATAAATATCTATAGCACCAGCACCTTCTAATTTAGTTAGTCTTATACTTTCTTTGTTAAATGGATTTTTAAAAAAATCTAAATCCAGCTTATTTGTACCATACGACCAACCATGATTTGTTATAAAAAGTACAATAATATTTACAGCTACTATAGGAAGCAAGAACCTATAGTAATCAACAATTTTTTGATTTAAAGAAATTAACACAAAAGTAATGATAATAGGAATTAAGTGATAATTTCCATCGCCACCAACTGCAACTTTTTTTCCAAATAAAACATATAAAACAAACAAAAATATAAAAATATAAAGAATCAAAATTATTTTAGATGCATCTATTCTTGGTTTATACTTTAAAATATAAAACAAAAACAAGCCAAAAACAAGTGTATAAATATTGGAAATCCATGCAAAGATCATCCTTGTTTCTGTGGGATAGAAATTGTATTTTATAAAAAGTTCGTAGAGTGAATAAATATCTTTTGCACTACGTCTATTTATTTTATCATATAACTCATTGTAATTAAATCCTAAGTATTCATATATCGATCCTACCATTGATATATTTTCACTAAGAGATGTAAATGGTATACCAACAATACTAACTGTGCGATAAGTTACTAACAAAAATGTCAATGTTAAAATAAAATAGATAAAGTAGTGTAGTTTATGTACATCATTAACAAGGGATTTTAAGTTTTTCAAAAAATAGCCTACAAAAAAAACTCCTAACACAGAAATATAAGGCACTACTGATAATTTAGTTGTTAAGGAAAGCACTAACAATAGCAAAGACAAAATAAAATATGAAAGTAGCTTTGTTTCACTATACTTTAAGAAAAAAATTACGCTCATAAATACAATAAATGAACTAAACAAATCAGGCTTTGCAAGAATTGAGGAGTTAGCAACCGCAGGGATAGTTATAATCATAAATATAACAAAAAGTGCACTGCTTGTACTTAGTTTTGTTTTCAAAAATTCATAAATAGCAAGAATAAAAAATATTAAAACAAAAACTGTAAACATTCTTCCTAAAGCAAAACTGTCAAAAAATTCTAATGGATAAATAACTATTTCATAAAGTTTTGGATAAAAACTTACCCAATGCTGTAACATTAAAATTGGTTCAAAGAAACTTCCATTTTGATTTAAAACTTCTGCACCTCTTAGTGAATACCAAAACTCATCATAGCTTGGATTTGATGAAGACTGAACAATCAAAATAAAAAATAAAATTAAAAAGATTGAAATTAAAAAGGGGTACTTTATTTTTTTACTATTGTAATGCTTGATCAAAAAACTTGAAATCAAAAAAAACAAATTGTGTTGTTTAAAAAATAAAGCAATTAAAAATATTAAGCAAATAGAAACAACAAGCACATTGAGAGTAGCCATGGAAAAAAGTGACAATCCCAATAAATACAGCACCCATAAACAAATTCCAATTAAAAAGATTAATGAGTACTTGTACACTATATTCGCTTTCGACAAAGCTACAGAACCTAAAAAATACAAACTACTAACATAAAAAAAATCGATCAAAAAAATAAGATCAACATTATGTCTTCTCAAATACAAAGCAGTAAGTACAAACAAAACTATGCTAAAAAATAGTTTTGCTTTATGAAAAAATTTTAAAGGTATATAAATAAGAAGAAAAAAAAACAATAATTCCACTGTTCCTTCTACGACAGCTGGTTGCTTAATATGCCATCCAAAAGGTCCATTTACTAGAAAATCATATAAAGGAATAGTTGCAAAAACACATGCTAAGCTAAAAAATAAAATATTTGATATGTTTTTCATAAAAAAACTGCGCATTATTAATCAAGCCTTCTTTTTTTGAAGTTATTTAACTTACTTTCAAAATTTTCAATCCTTGCTATCTTCTCATCCAACAAATCATTCCCCAATTTATAAAGTTCTAAATCATAAGCATTTTTTTCTAAAACAAGCTGCTGTAAATCCTCATCTATCTGTTGGAGTAACTTGTCTGATTTTTCATCAACCGATAATTCCTTACTTGTATCAGTGACATTTTTTCTAACATAAGACAAGTCTATATTTGGAAAATGCTCTCTTAAATACTCTTCAAATACAACCATACTTTCATCATATCTATCTACTATTCCTATAAGAGGGATCTCAAAAATATTTTTTTTAGCAACTTTATATTTTTCATCTATTTTATTTGGATTTGGTCCAAGCCCAGAGAGAAATACAGTGTGACAGTTTCTTATAGTCGCTGCTACATCATCTCTCATTCTCCATCTTATATATTCATTCATATCTAACTCTTTTGCCATTTTCGCACCGAGTGAGATCTCCGCAGGCTGTTGTCTTTCAAAAGTATATACAGATTTAATTCTCTCAATTGGATGTCTTAAAAAATAGATTTGATGAAAGTTATATCTCTCGTTATTTTGGGCTTTAAAATGTATAGAGTGACTAGAAAAAGCGTTAATAGTTGAGTTTTTATCTAAAAAACTGTTTAAATAATCCTGCTTACCCTCCACTAAATCCCTATCTTCTCTATGGTCAACAAAGTTTTTAGCAAAATTTTTCTCTAAAGTATGGTCAAATGTAGTTCCTGCATTTTTAAATATATGGGAATGCAATATTACATCTCTTTTACCGCTAACTGTTTGTTTTTTAAAAAAATTGAACATATCTGCTATTTCCTTTCATAATCATCATCAAGTCTGATGATATCATCTTCACCTGTATATTCTCCAACTTGCGCCTCTATAAGCACAAGTGGTAATTTTCCGTTATTTTCAAGCCTATGCACTTCACCTGCTTTTATGTAAGTGCTTTCATTGGGTCGCACTAAAAATGTTCTCCCTTCTATACTAACGGTTGCCGTGCCTGACACAACTATCCAATGCTCATTTCTATGTAAATGCTTTTGCAAAGAAAGTCTTTGACCCGGCTTAACTACTATCCTTTTTATCTTGTAACCATCCGAATCCTCAAGAACCGTATATGTACCCCATGGTCTATAACCTGTAAGATGTATGTTGTGAAGTTCAGAGTTTTTTCTGACTTCCTCTACTATTTTTTTAACTTTTTGCGAGCTGCCTTTTTTAGACACAAGCAAAGCGTCTCCCGTATCAATGATGATTAAATTCTCAACATCAACGGTTGCAATTTTTCTTTCATTGCCATATACTAGGTTATTTTTAGAGTCTATACAAATATGATTTTGGTTTATGGTATTTCCGTCTTTATCTTTTGGCATCTCTTCATATAATGCATCAAAGCTTCCTACATCACTCCAAGAAATATTTGAAGGAACTACTTTGACAATATTGGATTTTTCCATAACTGCATAGTCTATGCTGTCTTCAGGTATAGACAACATATCATCATATTTTATTCTAATAATTTCATCTTTATTTGCATTATTAAAAGCATTTAAAGAAGCATTATATATTTTGGGAGAGTACTTTTTTAATTCATCTAAAAACACTCCTGCTCTAAAGCAGAACATACCTGAATTCCAATAATAGTTTCCGGCTTTAAGATATTTTTTTGCGGTTTCAAAGTTTGGTTTTTCATGGAAAGCTTTTACATCAAATTGATTTACACTTTCAATATAGCCAAATCCTGTTTCAGCAAAAGTCGGAGTTATCCCAAAAGTTACGAGATTATTTTCTTTAGCTAATTCTTTTGCTTTGTTTAATACTTTTTCATACTCTTTTTCATCTTTTATGAGATGATCGCTTGGAGTTACTAGAACTATCTCATCTTTGTTTAAAGCTAAACAAGCAAGAGCTATTGCAGGAGCTGTATTTCTTCCGATAGGTTCTAAAAGAAATGTTGAATTCTCTTCTAGTTGGTCTTGTGCTAAAAAATACTGCTCTGCGT
Encoded here:
- a CDS encoding sulfotransferase family 2 domain-containing protein, coding for MFNFFKKQTVSGKRDVILHSHIFKNAGTTFDHTLEKNFAKNFVDHREDRDLVEGKQDYLNSFLDKNSTINAFSSHSIHFKAQNNERYNFHQIYFLRHPIERIKSVYTFERQQPAEISLGAKMAKELDMNEYIRWRMRDDVAATIRNCHTVFLSGLGPNPNKIDEKYKVAKKNIFEIPLIGIVDRYDESMVVFEEYLREHFPNIDLSYVRKNVTDTSKELSVDEKSDKLLQQIDEDLQQLVLEKNAYDLELYKLGNDLLDEKIARIENFESKLNNFKKRRLD
- a CDS encoding mannose-1-phosphate guanylyltransferase/mannose-6-phosphate isomerase; this translates as MINIILCGGNGTRLWPISRTLMPKQFVKLFDDKSLFQLTVDRNSKVCDKKFIVSNAEQYFLAQDQLEENSTFLLEPIGRNTAPAIALACLALNKDEIVLVTPSDHLIKDEKEYEKVLNKAKELAKENNLVTFGITPTFAETGFGYIESVNQFDVKAFHEKPNFETAKKYLKAGNYYWNSGMFCFRAGVFLDELKKYSPKIYNASLNAFNNANKDEIIRIKYDDMLSIPEDSIDYAVMEKSNIVKVVPSNISWSDVGSFDALYEEMPKDKDGNTINQNHICIDSKNNLVYGNERKIATVDVENLIIIDTGDALLVSKKGSSQKVKKIVEEVRKNSELHNIHLTGYRPWGTYTVLEDSDGYKIKRIVVKPGQRLSLQKHLHRNEHWIVVSGTATVSIEGRTFLVRPNESTYIKAGEVHRLENNGKLPLVLIEAQVGEYTGEDDIIRLDDDYERK